AACTTCCGCACCTGCGTGGCGCAGGGCCTGTGCAAAGTTGATTTTGCTGCGTCCGTCTGTGGTGAGGTCTTCAACCAGCAGAACTTTGGAACCTTCAGCGAAATCACCTTCGATCTGTGCGTCACGGCCGAATCCTTTAGGTTTTTTACGTACGTACTGCATGGGCAGCATGAGGCGGTCGGAAAGCCATGCTGCAAATGGGATACCTGCGGTTTCGCCACCTGCGACGCAATCAATGGATTCGAATCCACACTCACGCAGAATGATGGAAGCGCCGAAATCCATGAGGGTCTGGCGTACGCGGGGGAAGGAAATGAGCTTACGGCAGTCGATATAAACCGGGCTGGCCCAGCCGGAGGTGAACTTGAAAGGTTCATCTGCCCGGAAGTGAACTGCTTCAACTTCGATAAGCATTTTCGCTGTTATTTCAGCGATGGTCTCTTTGTCAGGAAAGCTGGTAGGAACCATTTTTTCTCCTTGTATGTTGTGTATCGCGAAAAAAAAGCTGAACCGAAATATAACGGCTCAGCTGCTATCAATCAACCAAATCCCAATAAAGGGGGGTGTCGGGTTTGAATATCTTAACGACATCACCGCCGACTTTAATCTGCCAGTCCATTTCTACGGGCTCTGCTCTTTTGGCTAAAGTAATAGTGCTGCCATTGGGAGAGAGTCCGTAAAATCTGGCACCGTATATGGAAGTAAACCCTTCGAGTTTGTCTAGAGCGGAAAGCTCTTCAAACACCTGGGCAACATATCCTATTGAAGTGGGGGCATTGAAAATACCCGCAGCAGCCCCGGCTTTTTCCTTTGCCCGGGACGGGTGGGGGGCGGAATCAGTACCGAGGAAAAATCTCGGATCTCCGGAAACAGCCGCTTTGCGTACGGCTTCATAGTCTGCAAAGCTTTTGGCAACGGGCAGACAGTACATGTAGGGATTCATGCCGCCGTTAAAAAGATCGTTGCGGGTAAGCAGCATATGGTGCGGGGTGATGGTGGCAACCATATTTTCATCCTGCTCAAAAACGTAATCAACCCCGGCTTTGCTGGTCAGGTGTTCGAATACAATCTTGAGTTCCGGTAAATCTTTACGCAATGGCTCAAGCACTCGTTCAATAAAAGCTTCTTCACGGTCAAAGATATCAACTCTCGGGTCAACTACTTCTCCATGCACGGAAAGGGGCATTCCGATTTCCTGCATGGCTTCCAGAACGGGGTAGACCTGATTGATGTCGATCACGCCTTCGTCAGAATTTGTGGTTGCTCCGGCCGGGAAAAGTTTAACCGCATGAAAGGCTTTGACTGCATATGCTGCGCGAATTCCCTCAACAGAAGTTGATTCGGTAAGGTAACAGGTCATGAGCGGCATGAATTTTGAGTTTTTTGGCCGGGCTTTTATGATGCGCCTGCGGTATTCTTCTGCCTGTTCTGCGGTAGTTACCGGAGGCACGAGGTTGGGCATGACAATGGCACGCCCGAAAATTTTTGCACTGGAGGGAAGTACCGCCGCAAGCATATCTCCATCGCGCAGGTGAAGATGCCAGTCATCAGGTCTTATGATGGTTATTTCTGTGTTCATAAGCTGAACTCCGTGATTGTGCGGTGCAGTACAGAAAGGCCCCGGATGAAATCTTCCATATCCATTTCTTCTTCCGGGTTGTGGGAGCCGTTACGGTTGCGCACGAAAATCATGCCTGTTGCAACTCCCGCGTTGGCGAAGAGTGAGGCATCATGCCCGGCTCCGCTTGGAATAGCTTCTACAGGTAAGCCTTCCGCAATGCAAGCATTGTTTATGCGATCCACAATTCCCTGATCCAGTACAGCCGGAGGAGTCTTTACCGGTTTGTCAAATTCAAATTTAACTCGACGGTCATGGGTGATGGTCGCGCATTCGGAATGGAGTAATGCTTCTATGGCGGCCAGTGTGTGTTCGTACTGGCTGCGGGCTTCAAAGCTGAAAGTCACCTCTCCGGGAATACGCGACATGGCATGGTGCTGCGGATCTGTGCTGAGGATACCACAGGTAGCTACAAGATCGCCACCATGTTGAAGGATTGTTGTCCAGTGGTCGTCGATGCGGGTTATTAATTCCGCGGTGGCGAACACCGCATCCTTGCGCAGCCAGCGGGGGACAGCCCCGGAGTGTCCAGCTTCACCTATGCATTTGATTCTGCGGTGGCGGATGTTGCCCCGGATTCCGGTGACAGCAGCAACAGGCAGGTTCCGCGCAGTCATGACCGGACCCTGTTCAATGTGCAGTTCAAAAAAAGCTTTGATCTTGGAAATGTTTATAAGCAGTTCGCCTCTGGCTATGCGTTCCACGTCCGCACCGCAATCAGCCATATGCTCTTTTAGCGGACGGCTGTCATCACGCTGCAACAGTTCCTGTTCCGATTCTTCCAGTTTACCAAGCAGAGCCTTGGAACCGAGATAACAGGCTCCGAACCATGCACTTTCCTCTCCGCGCAACGCGATAACCTTGACCGGAATCTTGGGTTTTGTTCCGGTGCGTTTGATCTCCGTAAGGCAGAGCAGTCCTGCGATTACCCCTGCTGCCCCGTCGTAGTTTCCGCCCTGCGGTACGGAATCGAGGTGAGAGCCGATCAGGATATAGTCTGCGTCGTTTTGATCTTTTTCCAGTTCTATAACGAGGTTGGCGGCATTGTCGCGATAGGTGTGCAGCCCCTCTTTATGTGCGAATTTTTCAACCAGTTCAAATGCCCTTGTTTCGGCTTCACCGTATGAAGGGCGGGATACCCCGGCAACGTCACGTGAAAGTTCTGCCAGATCGGCAAACAGCTGTTCTGCTTCTTCTGTATAATGCTCCAGACTTACCGGATTCCGGGGGACCGGATGGGGACTGGTGCCGCTTGTACCAATATTGTTCATTACACTCATAGTTATAACCTGCTTTTTTAAGGAGCGATGAGACCGGGCAGGAAAGTAGCCAGCCCCGGGACATAGGTTACCAGAATGAGGACCAGAACATTAATGAACAGGAAAGGCCACACACCATTGATAATGGACATGACCGGCTTCTCCAGAGTGGAGGATGCCACGAAAATATCCAGACCAAACGGCGGGGTTATCATGCCGATGCAGATGTTCAAACAAACTATTTCACCGAAATGAATGGGATCAATACCCATGGAAAGTGCTACCGGGTAAAGAGGGGGCACAAGAATCAGCAGGGCTGAGTTTGGGTCGATGAACATTCCGGCGAGGAAAAAAGCGATGTTGACAATCATCAGGAAGGTGATCGGCCCGGCATCGATTCGAGTCAGGAAGTCAGTGATCAGCACCGGAACCTGCGCCAGTGTGACAAAGTATGAAAGCACGCTGCCCATAGCCAGCAGGATGAAGATGATGGTAGTTGAAATGGCCGCACGTTCGGTAATGTTGATCAAACGGCTTAAGGTCAGATTTTTGTACACGAATGCTTCAATGAGAATGGCGTAGACAACGGAAACTGCTGCGGCTTCAGTAGGTGTGAACAGTCCTGAGTAGATACCGCCTAGAATAATTAACGGAAGTCCTAAGGCCCATGAAGCCGATTTGAATACAAACAGAAATGATTCAGCAGTCTTAGCGCCGCGTCCAACTCCTTTGCGCAGGGACTCGAATATGACCAGAGCACCAAAAGCCAGACCGAGGGCAATACCAACACCCAGACCGCCGATGAACAGGCCCGTAATGGAAGTTCCGGTCATCCAGCCATAAATAATCAGGGTGATGCTCGGGGGTATAAGAAGGGCGGTTTCAGCACTGGAGACAATCAGGCCGAGGCTGAATTTCTCGCTGAATCCGGTCTTGCGCAGCTCAGGATACATGAGCTTGCCCATGGCTGCTACTGTGGCCGGGGCGGAACCGGAAACGGAACCAAAGGCCATGGACCCGAAAATTGTAGTGTGACCGATGCCGCCGAGGCGGTGCCCGGTGAAGTATTTGATAAGGTCGGTCAAACGTTTTGCGATCTGGCCGGAAGCCATCAATTCTGCTGCAAATATGAAAAAAGGTATTGCAAGCAGGGTGGAAAAGTTTATCCCGCCGACCAGTTTTTGGATCAGAACCGGATCAGGAATACGGGAAAACATGAAAGTCTTTGTCAGAAATGCGGGAATGCCAAGTACCAGCAGCATTTCAAAACCGCAGACAAGCATTAAAAGGGCGATAAGGATAATTACGAGAGTCATATTCTGCTGCCTTCTATTGCTACTTGGTGTGTGCGGTTACAGGCCGAGTATGGCGGTTGTTTATGTTCAATAATTCTAACAGGTAGCGTATTCCAAGCAGTCCGAATCCGACTGTCGGGGCAATGTAGAGCCAGTACATGGGAAGGCCGAGTGTGGGGCTGAGCTGGCCGGTACGCATAACGAATTTTACAAGGGTTATTCCAAGCCAGACCAGATAGCAGCTGAAGACAGTTCCAGTGAGATTGATAAGAATACTCACCGCTTTGCGGGGAAGGTCCGGCATTTTTTCAAAAAGGGTGGTCACCGCCACCTGGCGTCCTCGTTCAAGGGCAAGTCCCAGCGCGAGAAAAACCGCCCAAACCATAAGCAGACGGGTTGCTTCATCTATCCATGCAAATGTGCTGGAGTATTGTGGCATGATTTCACGGACAAGAACATTGAAAGTGTAAAGGCCGACCATGATAAGATTGATGGAAATGATCAGTATTCTTTCAACTATTCGAATCCCGCCCAGCATGGAGATTAATATTTTCCGCATGTTAAATACTCCTGAAGCACCGACTTCAAAAATGAATTCTATTGTAAGCTGAATTCTATTCAGATCAGATTAAGTAAAAGACATAAAATGCGGCAGAGGAGAGAGCCTCCCCTGCCGTTAGTCAATTTATTAATTATTTCATTATACGGGCGTATTCGTCTTCATACAGTTTTATCAGCTTCTGGCCTTCAGCACCTGCGCGGGCAAGGTAAGCCGCTTTAGTTCTGGGGTACATGAGTTCACGCATAGCTGCGCGGTCTGCTGCCTGAAGGGGAGAAACACTTACACCTGCTTTTTTAATGACGGCGAGAGCGTCTCTCTGAGCCTGTTCTTTGTGGGCTTCAACTCCGGGCATAACTTCCATAAAAGCATCTACTATGATCTTCTGGTAATTGGCCGGAAGGGATTCCCAGAATGCAGGGTTGAAAAGTACGAAGTCCTCCATGGCACCATGTTCGGAAAGAATAAGATACTTCTGCACTTCGTAAAACTTCATGCGCTGGATGGTATCTAGTGGGTTTTCTTCTCCGTCTACAACGCCGTTCTGAAGTGCGGTGTAGAGTTCGCCGAAAGGCAGTGCGATAGCGGAAGCTCCGATAGCCGCGAACTGTTCGATGAGGATTTTAGAATCCATTACGCGGAAGGACTGGCCTTTGAAATCAGCGATGGAAGAGATAGGTTTGTTGGAGGTGAAATTTTTTCGACCGTTGGGCCATGTAGCGATTGCTTTCAGCCCTCTGGAGTCAAATGATTTGAGCAGTTCCTGTCCGAATTTGCCCTGACGGAGTTCCTGTGCTTTGGCGCGGTCAACCGGGAGCAGGAAAGGAATGTCCATGATGGAAACAGCCGGGTTGAATCCACCGAGGAAAGCGGCGGGAGATACTGTACACTCGATGGTTCCGAACTGAACGCCTTCGTTCATCTGGCGTTGGTTTCCGAGCTGTGAAGAAGGGAAAATTTTGAATTCGACTTCGCCGCCGGTGCGTTCGCTAACTAGCTTGGCGACTTTTTCCAGACCCTGATGGCGGGACTGAAGGGGGGATTCAAGGTGACCGATGCGTGCTTCGTATTTGGCGGCATTGGCGGAAACAACCCCACCTATAACCATGCACAAAGCCAGCACGACTGTAACAATTCGTCCGAGAAATTTCATTGTGGAAGCCTCCTGAAAATGTGTGCGTGAACCTGCCGGGCAGAGTCACATGATCGAACCGGAACTGTGCTCCGGATTTTCCGACTGGCAGTCAGTTTTGATTGCAAATATAACAGCATGTAGTTCTAATTCAAAGAAAATTATATCGAGACGCTGCTATCTTGCTAAGGCTCAATTTTGGGTCAGAAAATAGATTTTTGTCAAGATAAATCTCAATTTTGAAACAATTCAAAAAATTGTTCACAAAAATGAGAATTTGAGTCATAATTGATAACAAATATGACAATGAAGTTGTCAGGCAAAGGGTGTTATAAGGGCCGACCGGTTGATTAAAGCTTTAATGGAGACTCCTGAATGAGTGAACTCAGTCCAAAAGAAATAGGTCATCGTCTGAAGGCATTCAGGCTGGGTAGTAAATACAGTACTGAGGAAATCGCGGCGAAAATCGGAATTTCCCGCGCTGCCTTATATAGGTATGAGAAAGGTGATCCGCCTAAGCTTGAAACTCTGGAGGCCATTGCGGAACTTTTTGGGGTTTCGCTGCCGTCTTTAATGGGGGTTGGGGTTGAGTATATTTCTTCTGCTATCAGCTTTTTCGAGCGGATGCGCCAGAACGAAGCCGAGTCCGAGCAGCTCTCGGTTATGTTCGGCCTTGTTTCATATCTACTGACCACTGATGATTTTGATAAATATCTGGAGATATCCATAAAGGAAGGGCTGCCTGAAGAATTGCAGGGTGACCCGGACACGATGCGACGCATTGCGGATGTTCTTGCGGTTCTTGAGGAACGCAAAAAAGTCTACAAACAGCGCAAGCCGAGTATGGTTAACCTTGCTTCGGCAACTAACCTTGAGCAGTTTATGCGCAGTGGTTTTGTGGGAACATTTGACCTGCCGGAAGACGTTTTGAATGAGCGCCGAGCCGCTGCCCGCCACGAAGTGGAACATGTAATCACTTTGCTGGAGGAACAACCGATCGGGGTGCAGATCGGAATATTAGTTGATTCTGTGCCAAGTACTCATTTTCAGATTTTCCGCCAGTCTGACAGGTCCACTCTTTGCCTCAGCCCCTATAAATTGTGCCATTTTCCTAATGTACGACTTGGAGTGGGCATGCTAACATCAGCTCCCGAAGCACTTGATTTGCACCAGCAGATGGTTACTGAACTCTGGGGACGAGCCTTAAAAGGCCGCCGGGCTGCTGATTATCTGCGTAAAATGATCGAAGATTGTAAATAGTTGAGGTTTGCGAAATGCCTTACATAAGAGTTGAAACAAACGTAGAAATTTCTGATGAAAACTTTGTGCCTGAACTTTCAAAGCTGACCGCCGGGAATGTGGGGAAGCCGGAATCATTCGTAATGGTTTCCGTGCACGACGGGATTAAGATGAGCTTTGGCGGCAAGGGAGAACCCTGCGCTTTGCTGACATTGAAAAGCATAGGTCTGCAGGAGTCCCAGTGCGAAGGTCTTTCAGCAGCGTTAAGTGGATTCATGTCTGACAAACTAGGTATTTCCGCCGACCGCATCTTTATTGAGATGGATACCCATGCTCCTGAGATGTTCGGCTGGAACGGGCGTACTTTTGGTTAAAAGAAAGGGTAGGAATCAATTCCTACCCTTTCTTTTATTATAATAAAGTCAAATCCCAGTTGAAATTACTGGTGCGTTGCGGCTCTGGCACAGCGCGGGGCCACGGCTCTTCGATGTTCAGAAACATGGTGTAGCCGGAATTTTCCAGCACTTTGCGTTCCGCGTTGAAATCAAGTGGCCAGCCCGGATAGATCCAGTAAGTCTGTCCGTATTGACGTGCCCAGCAAATTTCTTTTTTCTGGCTGTAGATGGGGCTCATCAGTTCTGTTTCATCAGCCATAATCCGTGAAAGGCCCAGCGGCCACATGCCGGAAAGGATCACTCCCAGCGGCAGGGGACTGTTTTGCGGCAGGGCTAGAAAATCATCCCGCGCCAGTTCCGGACTGACGTAGGCGGATGAAAAACCCATGTCAGCCAGCAGTTCAATGGTCAAGGGGTTGGAAACGTTGCAGAATGGGCCAGCGTGGAAGCGGACATTCGCATCTTTCGGGAAAAAGGCTTTCTGCCAAGGGGCATTGAGCACGAAGTCGTGACCGCCTCCGCTTAGGCAGATGTCGATGATTTTCTGGATTTCTTTTTCCTCATTAGGCCAGACAACCGGGGGCAGATGCCACCATATTTTTGAAACGGCCGGGCGAGGAGTTCGCTTAAGGGCGTTCATGGAAAGCCATACATCAGTACCGAATTTGGTTTTACCTTTCGGCGGATTGCGATGCAGTGTATGGCGTGCAGTCCTTTCGGGTTTCGGGCAGGGTTGCGGCAGATCGATGCTCATGTCGCTTGCTGCGTTATCGGGTACGTTGATCTTTGACAGTCTGGAATCAAGTTTCTTGATAGCCTGAACCAGTCCCTCTTCCCGGCGGTCGATCAGAAAGACGCGTGTTCCGGATTTGAGGTGTGTTCTGCCTTTTACCGGGATGGATACTTTGCCCCGTTTTGGGATGAATTTGCGG
Above is a genomic segment from Maridesulfovibrio sp. containing:
- a CDS encoding orotate phosphoribosyltransferase; this encodes MVPTSFPDKETIAEITAKMLIEVEAVHFRADEPFKFTSGWASPVYIDCRKLISFPRVRQTLMDFGASIILRECGFESIDCVAGGETAGIPFAAWLSDRLMLPMQYVRKKPKGFGRDAQIEGDFAEGSKVLLVEDLTTDGRSKINFAQALRHAGAEVTHTFVLFHYGIFPNTKETLAAAGLEMLSLATWWDILNVAKKEKYFDTKSLDEVEKFLNNPIDWSAAHGGISTYPE
- the pyrC gene encoding dihydroorotase, whose product is MNTEITIIRPDDWHLHLRDGDMLAAVLPSSAKIFGRAIVMPNLVPPVTTAEQAEEYRRRIIKARPKNSKFMPLMTCYLTESTSVEGIRAAYAVKAFHAVKLFPAGATTNSDEGVIDINQVYPVLEAMQEIGMPLSVHGEVVDPRVDIFDREEAFIERVLEPLRKDLPELKIVFEHLTSKAGVDYVFEQDENMVATITPHHMLLTRNDLFNGGMNPYMYCLPVAKSFADYEAVRKAAVSGDPRFFLGTDSAPHPSRAKEKAGAAAGIFNAPTSIGYVAQVFEELSALDKLEGFTSIYGARFYGLSPNGSTITLAKRAEPVEMDWQIKVGGDVVKIFKPDTPLYWDLVD
- a CDS encoding Zn-dependent hydrolase; the encoded protein is MSVMNNIGTSGTSPHPVPRNPVSLEHYTEEAEQLFADLAELSRDVAGVSRPSYGEAETRAFELVEKFAHKEGLHTYRDNAANLVIELEKDQNDADYILIGSHLDSVPQGGNYDGAAGVIAGLLCLTEIKRTGTKPKIPVKVIALRGEESAWFGACYLGSKALLGKLEESEQELLQRDDSRPLKEHMADCGADVERIARGELLINISKIKAFFELHIEQGPVMTARNLPVAAVTGIRGNIRHRRIKCIGEAGHSGAVPRWLRKDAVFATAELITRIDDHWTTILQHGGDLVATCGILSTDPQHHAMSRIPGEVTFSFEARSQYEHTLAAIEALLHSECATITHDRRVKFEFDKPVKTPPAVLDQGIVDRINNACIAEGLPVEAIPSGAGHDASLFANAGVATGMIFVRNRNGSHNPEEEMDMEDFIRGLSVLHRTITEFSL
- a CDS encoding TRAP transporter large permease, translated to MTLVIILIALLMLVCGFEMLLVLGIPAFLTKTFMFSRIPDPVLIQKLVGGINFSTLLAIPFFIFAAELMASGQIAKRLTDLIKYFTGHRLGGIGHTTIFGSMAFGSVSGSAPATVAAMGKLMYPELRKTGFSEKFSLGLIVSSAETALLIPPSITLIIYGWMTGTSITGLFIGGLGVGIALGLAFGALVIFESLRKGVGRGAKTAESFLFVFKSASWALGLPLIILGGIYSGLFTPTEAAAVSVVYAILIEAFVYKNLTLSRLINITERAAISTTIIFILLAMGSVLSYFVTLAQVPVLITDFLTRIDAGPITFLMIVNIAFFLAGMFIDPNSALLILVPPLYPVALSMGIDPIHFGEIVCLNICIGMITPPFGLDIFVASSTLEKPVMSIINGVWPFLFINVLVLILVTYVPGLATFLPGLIAP
- a CDS encoding TRAP transporter small permease, whose amino-acid sequence is MRKILISMLGGIRIVERILIISINLIMVGLYTFNVLVREIMPQYSSTFAWIDEATRLLMVWAVFLALGLALERGRQVAVTTLFEKMPDLPRKAVSILINLTGTVFSCYLVWLGITLVKFVMRTGQLSPTLGLPMYWLYIAPTVGFGLLGIRYLLELLNINNRHTRPVTAHTK
- a CDS encoding TRAP transporter substrate-binding protein; the protein is MKFLGRIVTVVLALCMVIGGVVSANAAKYEARIGHLESPLQSRHQGLEKVAKLVSERTGGEVEFKIFPSSQLGNQRQMNEGVQFGTIECTVSPAAFLGGFNPAVSIMDIPFLLPVDRAKAQELRQGKFGQELLKSFDSRGLKAIATWPNGRKNFTSNKPISSIADFKGQSFRVMDSKILIEQFAAIGASAIALPFGELYTALQNGVVDGEENPLDTIQRMKFYEVQKYLILSEHGAMEDFVLFNPAFWESLPANYQKIIVDAFMEVMPGVEAHKEQAQRDALAVIKKAGVSVSPLQAADRAAMRELMYPRTKAAYLARAGAEGQKLIKLYEDEYARIMK
- a CDS encoding helix-turn-helix transcriptional regulator — translated: MSELSPKEIGHRLKAFRLGSKYSTEEIAAKIGISRAALYRYEKGDPPKLETLEAIAELFGVSLPSLMGVGVEYISSAISFFERMRQNEAESEQLSVMFGLVSYLLTTDDFDKYLEISIKEGLPEELQGDPDTMRRIADVLAVLEERKKVYKQRKPSMVNLASATNLEQFMRSGFVGTFDLPEDVLNERRAAARHEVEHVITLLEEQPIGVQIGILVDSVPSTHFQIFRQSDRSTLCLSPYKLCHFPNVRLGVGMLTSAPEALDLHQQMVTELWGRALKGRRAADYLRKMIEDCK
- a CDS encoding phenylpyruvate tautomerase MIF-related protein, with the protein product MPYIRVETNVEISDENFVPELSKLTAGNVGKPESFVMVSVHDGIKMSFGGKGEPCALLTLKSIGLQESQCEGLSAALSGFMSDKLGISADRIFIEMDTHAPEMFGWNGRTFG